A genomic region of Cannabis sativa cultivar Pink pepper isolate KNU-18-1 chromosome 1, ASM2916894v1, whole genome shotgun sequence contains the following coding sequences:
- the LOC115705294 gene encoding DNA-repair protein XRCC1: MSGSNPNQDDVGKRSLPSWMNKDDTSVKKPAGVGGSEESSERERSKQVKGHNSKRGSGANDMETNKKSSASSSGTGKFSKLLEGVVFVLSGFVNPERGILRSQALEMGAEFRPDWNSGCTLLVCAFSNTPKFRQVQADCGTIVSKEWISECHSQKKLVDIESYLMHAGKPWRRSSVAPETSAELKESPPRRFQKKDGGSHSKATTSAISKNRDSNRAKTHLSPSKVKNWAIDDLDNTISWLESQEEKPEPSEIKKIAVEGVLTCLQDAIDALEQKQEVGKIIEEWKFVPRVVKELAKLEGMGDNDSLISNEDLYKQAMECKRAYEKEFGSLEDDDSTEKKKKPKTNEQKRGERGTGYDSDETIEMTPEEIDLAYNAVSSKLHKY; encoded by the exons ATGTCTGGGTCAAATCCAAACCAAGATGATGTTGGGAAGAGAAGCCTCCCTTCATGGATGAATAAGGATGATACTTCTGTAAAGAAACCAGCTGGGGTTGGTGGAAGTGAGGAAAGTAGTGAAAGGGAAAGATCAAAGCAAGTCAAAGGGCATAATAGTAAGAGAGGTTCGGGTGCCAATGACATGGAGACCAACAAGAAATCTTCTGCCTCGAGTTCTGGAACTGGAAAATTCTCCAAACTTTTG GAAGGGGTAGTGTTTGTGCTATCTGGGTTTGTGAATCCTGAGCGTGGCATTTTGCGATCGCAGGCTTTGGAGATGGGAGCTGAGTTCCGGCCTGACTGGAACTCAGGCTGCACACTCTTAGTTTGTGCATTTTCTAATACCCCGAAGTTTCGACAAGTTCAGGCTGATTGTGGGACTATTGTTTCAaag GAATGGATATCAGAATGTCATTCGCAGAAGAAACTTGTGGACATTGAAAGTTACCTCATGCATGCTGGGAAACCATGGCGTAGAAGCAGTGTTGCACCTGAAACCAGTGCCG AATTAAAAGAGTCCCCGCCTAGAAGATTTCAGAAGAAAGATGGAGGATCACACTCTAAAGCAACTACGTCAGCTATTTCGAAG AACAGAGATTCTAATCGTGCCAAAACACACTTATCTCCTTCCAAAGTGAAGAATTGGGCAATTGATGATTTGGACAATACAATTTCCTGGCTGGAGAGTCAAGAAGAAAAA CCAGAGCCGAGTGAGATAAAGAAAATAGCTGTCGAAGGGGTTCTAACGTGTCTGCAAGATGCCATTGATGCTCTTGAACAAAAGCAG GAGGTAGGGAAAATAATTGAAGAATGGAAATTCGTCCCTCGTGTGGTGAAGGAGCTAGCGAAACTTGAGGGAATGGGAGACAATGACTCCTTGATATCAAATGAAGATCTTTACAAGCAAGCTATGGAGTGCAAAAGGGCATATGAGAAGGAATTTGGTAGTTTAGAAGATGATGATTCGacggagaagaagaaaaagcccAAGACTAATGAACAAAAGAGAGGTGAAAGAGGGACTGGGTATGACAGTGATGAAACTATAGAGATGACACCAGAGGAAATAGATCTTGCATACAATGCTGTATCTTCTAAGCTCCATAAATACTAA